In Osmerus mordax isolate fOsmMor3 chromosome 27, fOsmMor3.pri, whole genome shotgun sequence, the sequence ACTCCTGTTTTTATTCGGCAGAGACAATAACTCTTAAATCAGGTTATGGAAGTAGAATGAAGAGGAGCGGTTGGCAGACTTTATTAACCTGTCTCACAGCGCGAATGGGCCGCTGACAGGAAGCCAAGCGAGGCAGACGGTGCTGACTCTGATGCTGACTGCCTCGCAGAATGATTACCTCAGAGAAGGCCAGATGGGAAAGAATAaatggaggctggaggggagatGAAAtcaaaagaaataaaataaaaggccTTATGTGAAGTGCCGACTCCACAGCCCGAGATTGTTCAAGCTGCTCGGAAAACACATCTGAGTTCCCAAAGGAGTAGCTTTACTCAAGGAAAAGTGCCGCCTACAAGAAAGCTTTTGTGTAAAGgaaatgtactgtgtgtgtgcatgtgtctttgCAGATGGCAGGGTAAGTGAAGCGCAGTTCTGCACGATTATGATCCAACTCTGTTGCCCCACACTGCTCTGTCACCAGTGACAGTTGTCCTCCAGCCGTGattaaatatgaatatattaaataataaatattaaataatatatattcCATTAGCCCTGTAGACTACATCAACATTCAGCAACAAAGAAACACTTGCACAGATGGACAGAATGAGGAGTAAAGGCTCCTATCCTCTCCCTGTGTGCACGTTTCAAAACTTTTTGATGAACCGTGTTCTTCCCTGTCTTTTTAAATAACTGTCAAACATCTGTAAACCCTAAAGGTGCCAATTAaagtttgaattaaaatacatAGAGTATGTGAAGAATCGTGAACAGGTCTATACAGTAAGTCTTGATGCTATTTGCAAAATTCTTGCTTGATTGTAATAACATAAAACAAATTCAGCGATAAAATAAATAGGCTTAATAAACTGTCTAGCGGTTGGCAATATCACTGCTCCAAGAATCAAATGACAGCCTTACTTATCACATTCAGGTGTCTCGAGACTAGAATTGTTCAGTCTTGTTCAACCTGGAGAGCTGCCTTCCTGTAGGTTTTTGATCCAACCCCAGTTGTAAATAACCTGATTTAACAGGTTAAGAAGGTTATTATTCGAATCCGCTGTGCCCATGCATTTTACTCACATAACAATTACATGGAAAAAAGTTGATATAGTGCGCCCTCGTGTGGCTCACGCCGTACAATCAAGATGATGTTTACGGTTACTAGGCAACCTCAAGACTGAAATAAAGTTTCCGATtgatagctagctctagctacttTCGCTACTTCGTAGCCTTACGCCTGGGGTCACCCAGCTACAAATTCGCAGAGCTAAAACGGGACGTTTTGGTCTGGGTTTAGTTTTTGATCTACTGTTACAAAGTCTAGACAACAACACGACGATGGCGGGTAAACATGAGAAGCCTACAGTGGATATCGTCCATCAAAACTCAATTCATATCGAAACCATCAAGAAAGAGCAGAGATGCCAGAAGCTGTACACACGATTTAGCATCAACCCGTTCAAGAAACGTAAGCATCTTAAAGAAAGCGTAAACATCAATCACCGTAGACCTGCATTACTGTCACCGTCAGTTCTCAAGCTGTGCATGTCATCTTGTTTCAGTCCACGTTATGACTGACAAGCCCATGTCCAAGAACACGCacgaggaggtggaagaggaccgTGAGTAATCAGCAATGTGCCGTGTTGACGGTGTTTTTCCTGAATGCATACCGCCTCTGCctaaataatatattttattctACACCAGCTGCCTTTCTGAAGGCCATTCACGATGCGTGCTTGGAACCAACCAAGAAATACCCTCAGCCCCAGACTGAGAGCCAAGAGATCGGATGGATATCCAAGCCTCTGGTATGACGTGTGTAGTGAAACGTTTAAATTCGTTAAATATACCGATTATAAAATTCCCTAAATATACTTTACTTTAGTTGATGTGCTACTGTATTCCAAGTATTTGACCGACATCTGCACTCACCTCAAAACGATCTTGTCCACGATCAGATTGCTGCAGACCGCAGTGATCGAAGGCTGAACTTTTCACGTCAGAACACGGAAATCACCAAGTACATGGATGCGGCATGGCGTCTGAAGGAGCAGACCCAGAATTTGAGCTAGATGTCATCTGACAGCTATCATACACACTTGTGCTAACTTTATTAGTTAGTCAACATAAATGGAGAAATATCAGAGAATACATGTCTATGAAGCATGTTTGATGATTAAAGGAAAA encodes:
- the cfap144 gene encoding protein FAM183A translates to MAGKHEKPTVDIVHQNSIHIETIKKEQRCQKLYTRFSINPFKKLHVMTDKPMSKNTHEEVEEDPAFLKAIHDACLEPTKKYPQPQTESQEIGWISKPLIAADRSDRRLNFSRQNTEITKYMDAAWRLKEQTQNLS